GCTACAACAAGGAAGAAAAGCGCAATCTCATCCTCGCGAAAATGGTGGAAGACGAAGAGCTTCAGAAGGAGAAACTGGAAGAGATCATCGAGAATCTTGAAGCACAAAATGAAGAAAACACCCGGATACCCGATTACAGCCTGGAATGTGCCAGACGTCTTCTGGGTCACAGGAATGAACTGTCCCCAAAGCTACCCTCTTCATGGACAGGGTCTCAGCGTCTGAGTTCAGAGAGTCCTCTCTGGCCGATTCTGGGAGTATGGAGCAGAGACAATACTCTCCTTTTTGCCGAAAACACAGGAAAGGAATCCCTTATTCCCCTCTTATACCTTCAGGAAATCTTTAAGAGCCTGAAGATGGAAAAACCTGCACAGATGTTCAAATCCATGAATGATAAAATGTGTTCACTCCCTCAAAACCTGGAATCCGGTCTTTCAGGTATTTATCTGTATTTTCTGGAAAATGAACTGATCTGCGGCACCGCCGGCAGTGTCAGGATCTATCTACAGAAGAAAGAAGGTAAAATCATACCTATTCAGGCTGAAGATAAACCGGTCACCTATAAAGAAGGGTTGGGAGTACGAGCCCAGACAAGAGAAGATGGCAAACCCTTCCGCCTGGTCCTGGAGAAGGGTGATAGAATCGTGTTGGTCTCCTGCAGCCTGACCGACAGAGAACTGGATGTCTCTGGAGAACTCTACGGCCAGAAATCCCTTTACAGAGTTTTAAACAGCCACATTACGGCCAACCCTGAAGACACGGTAAAGGCTATCCTGAAAGATTTTGATGATTTTGATCTGGGGAATCCCCTGGATAGACAGATTTTTGCTGGAGGTTTCCTCAAAAACTTAAGATCTTGAGAAACCATGCTTCCGCGGCACTCATTCGGCAATGCCCGCAAGCGGTCGCTGCCCTCATTTCATTTTCGAATCAGATATTATGAGGACTCCACTTGTCATTCTTGACCATATCCACAACCAGGTTGAATCGCAGTTCCGATTGTATGAGCTCCACCCGGGCTACAATAGCGTCCTTATCCAGTGCGCATTGTTTGATCAGCTGACCTCGGGTTGCCTGAGGCAGAAACTCCGAGGGGACACCCAGATTATAGTAGAGGATTTCCGAATGGTTCTCTAATAGAAGCGCGGCGATTTCTTCCCCCATTCCACCAGCGGCGAGCCCCTCTTCGACAAACAATACCTGCTCATAGTTTTCCATCAGGTCAAGGAGAGCCTTTCTGTCCAGAGGACGGATAA
This DNA window, taken from Oceanispirochaeta sp., encodes the following:
- a CDS encoding SpoIIE family protein phosphatase, yielding MKKNNKLLLFTLSIFTTTACRIQSSGEYEGLLSSDPLTLLSRLKVADILGDNSLLYLISTVGGVLFFILGIIFFFLHRKDKSWLYLSLSALAGGIVYSLPLWVGRVSLPPEFWSPLMVRTFFLLIYYWMYRSWCRKALYHRTKVWASVLSSILVSLTLIAALLSGHFPGILTLQWPVPLLATALIMDSLVNSIMSFQRKDDPSGIAGMMTLPPLVGVALWYWLSRGFGGLTPFLNNVYYALPSILIPWQLILTIGLIQSRYNKEEKRNLILAKMVEDEELQKEKLEEIIENLEAQNEENTRIPDYSLECARRLLGHRNELSPKLPSSWTGSQRLSSESPLWPILGVWSRDNTLLFAENTGKESLIPLLYLQEIFKSLKMEKPAQMFKSMNDKMCSLPQNLESGLSGIYLYFLENELICGTAGSVRIYLQKKEGKIIPIQAEDKPVTYKEGLGVRAQTREDGKPFRLVLEKGDRIVLVSCSLTDRELDVSGELYGQKSLYRVLNSHITANPEDTVKAILKDFDDFDLGNPLDRQIFAGGFLKNLRS